Below is a window of Thermodesulfomicrobium sp. WS DNA.
CAAACGCACGTCCGAGCCATGGGCATTGGCCACCAGGGCGCGCTCCACCAGCGAGGAAAACACCGGCTCGCCTGCGGCCAGGCGCTCCTTCAGGCGGGCAAGAGGGGCTTCAAAGGCCACGTTCTCCAGGGGATCGCGGTCGTAGAGCCAAGAAGTGAGCGCCCGGAGCATGGTGATGAGCCCCTGGGGGTACGCGCCGGTATTGCGCTCCCGCAGATCGAACTCCACCGAATGCACCGCCGCTTCCAGCACATCGGGGGCAAAGCCTGCATGGGCCAAGCGGCGTAGGGTTGCTTCCACCAACTCCACCACGGCGTCCAAACGCTCTTCCGCCACTCCTTTGAGCCCCACGCTGAAATAGGGCTGCGCCAGCTCCAGTTCCATGCCGCAGCCAAGCACGTCCTCGCCCAGACCCGACTCCACCAGGGCCCGGCGCAAGGGCGAAGCGTCCATGCCCAAGAGGGCTTGATCCAGGATACGCAAGGCAAGGCGTGCTTCTGCCATAGACGAAAAACCCAAATCATCCGGAATAAGCCAGCTGCGCAGTACCATAGCCCGCCCCGTACCATCGGCCTCGAAGGAAAAGACCTGGCGCACTAGCCCCGGGCGCAGCGGCTGCAGCGGGATGCGGGAATCGATCGCAAGCGGCGCAAAGGCCTCGAGGTACGGAGCCAGCAGCCGCAGGCGGGCCGCGGGGTCGTCGTCGCCGGAGAAAAAGATCCAGCTATTGGCCGGATGGTAGTAGCGGCGATGAAAATCCGCGAATGCCTCGAAAGTGAGATTGGGGATCACCGCCGGATCGCCGCCGGAGTCAAAGGCATACAGGGTATCAAGGAAGATGGAATGCTGGGCCCGCTCCATGATGAAGGACTCCGGCGACGAGTAGGCCCCCTTCATCTCGTTGTACACCACGCCCTTGATGGTGAGCTCATCCCCCGGGGCCGCAAGGTCCAAATGCCAGCCTTCTTGCTCGAGTACCTCAGGACAGAGGCGCGGAAAGAAGACCGCGTCCAGATAGACATCCACCAGGTTATAGAAATCTTTGAGGTTTTGACTTGCCACCGGATAGCAGGTCTTGTCCGGATAGGTCATGGCGTTGAGAAAGGTCTGCAGCGACCCCTTGAGGAGTTCCACAAACGGCTCTTTGACGGGATATTTCCGCGATCCGCAGAGCACGGAATGTTCCAAGATATGGGCAACGCCCGTGGAATCCGTAGGCGGGGTACGAAAGGTAATGCCAAAAACCTTATTGGGATCGGCATTGCGCAGCGAGAGGATGCGCGCCCCCGTGGCGTCGTGGCGGATGAGATCCACATGGGAGGCGATCTCCGGGACAACGGTCGAATACACCAGAGTAAATCCAGGGATAAGGGTCATGGAGTCTCCTTGAAGCACAAAAGTCCGGGCCCGCCAGGGGCCATAGGGCCGCTTTCCTTTGCAAGGCCGGCGCCTTCCTGTAAAGCCCTGGCACACATCCTACATCGAGGAGGACCCCATGCCTACCGTGCTGGTCACCGGCGGCGCCGGATATATCGGCTCCCACACCACCCTGGCCCTCACCCAAGCCGGCTACGACGTCATCGTGTACGACAACCTCTCCACCGGCCGCGCCGAGGCCGTGCTGCCGCCAGCACGCCTGGTGGTAGGGGATTTGGCCGAAACCGCCAAACTCGCCACACTCATGGCAGAATCCCGCTTCACGGCGGTGCTCCACTTCGCCGGCTCCATCATCGTGCCCGAGTCCGTGGAAAATCCCATCAAATACTACAAAAACAACACCACCAACACCACGGCCCTGGTGGAGCTCGCCCTGCGCCACCGCATCCCCCACTTCATCTTTTCTTCCACCGCTGCGGTGTACGGCATCCCAAAGACCGTCCCCGTCACCGAAGACGCCCCCACCGCGCCCATCAACCCCTACGGCCGCAGCAAGCTCATGAGCGAATGGACCATCTTCGATGCCGCCGCAGCCCACCCGCACTTTCGCCCCGTGGTCCTGCGCTACTTCAACGTGGCCGGCGCAGACCCAGGGGGACGGCTTGGCCAATGCACCCCGCAGGCGACCCACCTCATCAAGGTGGCAGCACAGACCGCCCTGGGCCGGCGCGAGGCGCTGTCCATCTTCGGCACCGACTATCCCACGCCCGACGGCACCTGCATCCGGGACTACATCCACGTCACCGATCTGGCCGAGGCCCACGTACGCGCCCTGCGGCACCTGGAGGGCGGCGGCGCTCCGGGGGTCTTCAATTGTGGCTACGGTCACGGCTATTCGGTGCGCGAGATCATCGCCGCCATGCAGGCCGCCATCGGGCACACCTTTGCGGTGCGCACCGCACCACGCCGCGCCGGCGATCCTCCGGTGCTCGTGGCGGACAGCACGCGCATCCAGCGCGTCATGGGCTGGCAGCCCAAACATGACTGTATCGAGGAGATTGTGAAGAGCGCCTATCTCTGGGAGCAGCGCCTCTAGACCAGAGTGCGGGGATTCATCCCCAGCAGGCAAAAGACCTCATATGGGATGGTCCCCCACCAGGCGGCAAGTTCGTCTGCCGTAATGGCCGCCTCCCCCGGACCACCCAAGAGGTACGCCCGGTCTCCAGGCCGCACCGACGGGCAATGGGTGACGTCCACGGCGGTCATCTGCATGCACACCCGCCCGAGTACCGGGGCGCGCACGCCGCCCACCACCATGGCCGCCTTTGCGGAAAGCCCCCGCGAATAGGCGTCGGCATACCCTGCGGCCACAATGGCGATGCGCATGGGCCGGGAGGCGCGGAAGGTACGGCCATAGCTCACCGAAACACCCGGAGCGATATCACGCACCTGCAGGATGGGGGCGGTCACCGTCATGGCCGAAATGAGCGGCGGACAGCGGTCTTCCCAGGCCGTGCCGGCCAAGGGATTGGCGCCGTAGAGGGCGATGCCGGGCCGCTGCCACTGAAAATGGGCCGCGGGATGGGCCACCAGGGCTGCAGAGTTGGCCAGACTTGCAGGCAGGGAAAATCCCACAGCCGCCAGCGCCGCCTGGATGGCGGTAAGGCGCATTGTCTGCTCGGCCACGAAATCCGCGGCTTCGGGGTCGTCGGCAGTAGCCAAATGCGAGAAAACGGCCACCGGGCGCAGCATGGGGGCCGCGCGCAGGGCCTCCACCACATGCGCCACCGCCTCCCAAGCAAATCCGAGACGAGCCATGCCGGTATCGAACTTGAGGATGACTGCCAAAGGCCTAGCCGCCGCAGCCGCCGCCCGGCGCACAAGCGGCCATTGCCCGGCATGGGTCACCAGGGGCACGATCCCATAGTCCCGGCAGGCAACAGCATCCGAAACGTCCTGAATCCCCAGCAAGGCGATAATCTGCGCTCCGGGCAAGGCCTCGCGCAGCATCACGCCCTCGGCCACCGTGCCCACGGCAAAGCGCCGCGCCCCTACCCGCGCCAGAGCCTGAGCCACGGGAATCAAGCCATGGCCGTAGGCGTCCGCCTTGACCACCGCCACCATCTCGGTGCCCTTGTGCTGCAGGCGCAGCCAATTGCCCGCCACGGCCTGGGGGGCAACGAAAACCTGTACTGCGTTGTACCCAATCATGGCGAGTCGCTGGCGGTGACTTTCTGCAGCTGCAAGATATCGAGATCACCCCGGAAGATCTTTGCGATCCCGTCCTGAAACAGGGTCCGCATGCCCGAGGCCAAGGCCATCTGCTTGATCTCGTCCGTTGGGACACGACGGGCGATGGCCCTGCGGATCTCCGGGGTCGGCACCAGGAGTTCGTGGATGCCGGTACGGCCTTTATATCCCGTGTTGTCACACCGCGGGCACCCCACCGCCCGGTAGAGCTGCGCGGTCTGGCGATCCACGCCGAGCTCCAAAAACAGCTCCGCCCCGTACTGCTCCACCAGAAACTCCCATTCTTCGTCGCTGGGCGCATACGGCGCCTTGCACGCCGAACACAGCGTTTTCACCAGGCGCTGGGCGAGCACTCCCTGCAAGGCCTCGGAAAAGTTGAGCGGTTCGATGCCCATCTCCAGCAAACGGGTCAACGTCTCGGGGGCCGAGTTGGTGTGCAAGGTGGAAAACACGAAATGCCCGGTCAGGGAGGCCTCCACGCCGATCTGGGCGGTTTCCAGATCGCGCATCTCACCGACCAGGATCACATCCGGGTCGGCGCGCAAAAAGGCCCGCATGATGCGCGCAAACGTGAGCCCAATGGAGGTATCCACCTGCACCTGCTGCAACCCCGGCTGGGTGATTTCCACCGGGTCCTCCACGGTCCAGATCTTTTTGTCCGGGGTATTGATGCGCCCCAAGATGGCGTGCAAGGTCGTGGTTTTGCCCGAACCCGTGGGCCCCACCACCAGGAAGATCCCATGGGGTTTCTTCATGATGGCTTCGATGCGCCGGGCGTTGTCCGCGCTCAAATTGAGCTTTTCAAAAGGCATGGCCTGACCGGCGGCAAGCATGCGCAGCACCACGCTCTCACCGTACACGGTGGGCAAGGTGGCCACGCGCATCTCGATCTCCTTGCCTTTGAAGCGCACTTTAGCCTTGCCGTCCTGAGGCAGACGACGCTCGGCGATGTTGAGCCCGGAGATGATCTTGATGCGGGACACCACCGAAGGCAGCAAATCGCCGGGTATCCCCAAGACCTTGGCGCAGGATCCGTCAACCCGCATGCGCACCGCCCCGGGTGTCCCCGGCTTCCCCGGCTCGATATGGATGTCCGAGGCGCCGATGGTATGGGCATGGATGATCATCTTGTTGACGAAGCTCACCGCCTGCTGGCGGCTCTCCGCCGAGATATCTTCTTCGGCCTGGTCGGCTTTCGCAATATCCACGGACTCGCCGCCAGCGGCCTCCATGAATTCCGCGAGCCCAGCAACAGCGGCTTTGGCCTCCGCCTGGGAAGCATCGGCACTCGCATATGCGGTCGCCGTGGCCGCAGCCTCGGGAAGCAGGGAAAAATCCCCCAAAAATGCCAAGATCTCTTCCGGGAGCCCCACACGAAATTCGTAGCTCGTGCCCCCCAAGGCGTGCCGGATATCTTCCATGAGGTTGAGATCCGCCGGGTTGTGCACCAGGACCACACACCGCCCCTCTTCCCGCTCAAGCGGCACCCAGAGGTTCTTTTTCAGGTAGGCCCGATTCATGCCTTGCAAGGCATCATCCCCGAAGAATTTCCCCTCGAAGGGCACAAACGGCACCTGGTAATAGCGCTCCAGCGATGCCCCGATCTCCATGGGGGCGATGCCATAGTCCCGCCGCAGGATGACGGACACGGGCAGACCGCGCTGGCGGGCCGCGGCCTTTGCCGCCTCCAAGGCCTCCGCGTCCACAAAGCCCCCATGCACCAGCGCATCAAAAGGCCCCTTGGGGATCTGCAGTTCCTCGTGCATCTTGCGGGCCAGCAAATCCGCGAGGAGCCGGGCAACGGCTTCATCTTCCCGCTGAAAGGTGCCCTCCTTTTTGTTCACCAGCTGCAAAACCCCCAAAAAGGCATCCCCATGGGTCAGCGGCAAGGAAATGAGATTGCGGGTCACCACATTGGTAGCGGCGTCGTAGCGGGAGTCAAAACGCAGTTCCGAATGGATGAGCGTAAATTCCGCTCGGCTCATACTCTTGAGCAGGATAGGAATACGCACCAGGGCCGTATACCCGGCGATACTCGAAGTCGCAAACGGCAGCGCAATCATCTCCTGCGTTCCGTTTTTGCCGGCCACCCGAGCAATGACTTCGGATTTGGAAGGATGCTTCCGGTACAAACGGACCTGCTCACAACCAAAGACCGTTGGCACTTCGATGACCAATTTTTTCCATGCATCATCGAACGAAGCGGCATGCAGGAGGATTTTATTGAGAGAAAGGATGACCTGGGGGTGCATACGTACGCTCTCATGCTCCGTGAGAAACAGCAGCCAGCGGTTCTTCCTGGTGCAAGCGCTCCAGGAGCGCATCTCGTTGCCTGCGGAAGATATAGCGCTCGGAATGGCAGCGAATGCGGGCGATGAGTTCCAGCTTGTCCGGGACCTTGATCATGTAATCGTCGGCACCGAGGTCAAAGGCCTTTTTCTTGAGTTCCGGCTCCTCCCGGGCGGACAGCACGATGAGCGGGACCTCCCTAAAGTCCTCGCTGGTCTTGAAGAATTTCACCATGGTCAGACCATTGACCCCGGGCATGACCAAATCCAAGAGGATCACCGTAGGCTGCACGGAAAGCGCCACTTCCAAGGCCCGGTCGGGCTCCCGGCAATAGTGGAAGGTGATGTCGCGCTGGCTGGCGAGTTTGATGCGCATGGCCTCGCCGATGAGAAACTCGTCGTCCACCAAAAGCACGGTTATGGGTATCTGGGGAAAGAGTTCGCGCTGCCGCATCATTGATCATCCCTCCTTGCGGACCACCTGCACTGTGGCCAAATAGGCGTCCATGGCATCGAGCAGCGCCGCCACTTCGGTGAAATCTTTCCGATTGCCGGCATTCTCGATCTGCACCCCCATCTCGCCAAGTTCCTCGAAGCCGTACGTGCTCCCAAGCCCCTTTTGGCTATGCCCATGGCGGCAGATGGTCTCGAAGTCCCCGCGTGGCAGGGCCTCGCGCATCTCCGCCAAATTCCGACGCATGGTATCCAAAAAGAGCGGCACCAAGTCCATGAGCTCCGCATCCACGGCCACCACCGAGGCCGCGGACACTGCCGGCCGCGCCGGTGCTCCACCGTCTTCCAGCCGTACCGGCTCCACGGCTTCGGGGGCAGGCGCTTCGCCGTATACCACGTGCACCTGATCGAGATACTGACGCAAATTCTGCAAGAGCCGCGTCAATTCCTCGGTGTTCTTGGCCTCGGCCGCGCATTGGATGGCATAGCCCGTCTCGGTGACGTAGTCGAAACCATAGGTAGAGCCAAACCCCTTGTGGCTGTGTCCCAGCCGCCGCACCGTGGCGAAATCCCCCTGCTCCAAGGCCCCGTGCATGATCTCCAAATCCTTGCGCATGGAGTCCATGAGGAAGGGGATGAGCTCGCGCATCTCCGGGGCCACGTAGACCACCAAACGCTCCGAGCCGCTGGCTTCCGCCAGGTCCTCCACCAAGGTACAGGCTGCTTTTTCTGTCTGCACCTTGGGGACCTCACCGGTATCCATAAAGGTGCTCAGCATGTTGAAGGCCTGGATGGCCGCGTTTTTCTGCTTGTTTTGGCCGGCGAGCTCCAGGCTGCGCCCCATCTGGCTCACCGGTTCCACGCCGTACGTGGCGCCCAGGCCCTTGAGGCTATGGCCGCACCGCTGCACAGTGAGAAAGTCCTCCACGTCGAGGGCCTCTTTGATCTGACGCTGGAAGTCGCGCACGGTGCGCAAAAACATGGGACGAAGATCCGCCAGCTCCGGATCGATCTGTACCGGCGAAGAGTCCTCGTCGGCGCTTTCCGGAAGCGGCGCCTGGCTTGCCGCCGGGGCCCCTGGCCGCAGCGTCTCCCGCATCCCCGCATAGCGCTCGATCATGTCGAGCAGATCCTGCTTCTTGAGCGGCTTGGCCAAAAAGTCCGTACACCCCGCAGCCAAACACTGCTGACGATGCTCCTGGAAGGCATGGGCCGTCAGGGCCACGATGGGCGTGGAGTACTCCCGCTTTTCCTGCTCCCAGAGACGGATGCGCCGGGTGGCCTCCAGGCCATCCATGACCGGCATTTCCATATCCATGAGCACGAGATCGAAGGGTTCGGCCATGAAGCGGTCCACCGCCACCTGACCGTTTTCCGCATGGGTGAGCACCACATTGGTGTTCTTCAGGAAGAGTTCCACCACCTTGCGGTTGGCCTCCACGTCGTCCACAAGCAGCACCTTCCACTGCTGGCGCGCCGAGGTCAGGCGGCGGTGCTTCTGTTGGGAGGCCAGATCCAAGAGCACGTCTTGGAGCCGGACGGTGCGTTCCCGGCGCAGGACGTACGCCAGCGCCCCCACCTCCGAAGGGCTTGGGAGCTCACCCAAGGCTTGCGGAGAATCCACCAGCAAGACCATGGGCGGGGCCTCGACGTCCTGTCCCAGAAGAAGCTGCACCACCTCAAAGCCCGGGTCTCCATCCACCCGGCTGTCCACGACCACCATGTCCACCCCGCCCAAACGCACGGCGTTCACGGCATCTGCAGGGTGCGAAGCCACCTGCGGCGTCAGCCCCCACGAGCGCACCAGAGCGGCGATGCTGTCATGGGCCTGCGGCCGGTCTTCCACCACCAGGAGCCGCAGATCGGACGGCACCTGGCTGCGGCGTTCCTGCGCGGCAACGCTGAAGTCCGGCTTGAGGGGCAAGAGGACAAAGAACGTCGTCCCGCGGCCCACCTCGCTCTCCAGCCAGATATCGCCGCCCATGAGCTCGGCCAGCTTCTTGGAGATGGCGAGACCGAGGCCGGTGCCGCCGAACTCCCGGGTGGTGGAGGTGTCGGCCTGGGCAAAGCTTTCGAAAATCGTCGAAATCTTGTCCTTGCGGATGCCAATGCCCGTATCCTGTACCTTGAAGAGGCAGCAGGGCGAGCCGTCTTCGGCCACGGCGTCCTCCACGGTCAGGCGGACGCTGCCCTGGTGGGTGAACTTGATGGCATTGCCCACCAGGTTGATGAGGATCTGGCGGATACGGAACGGATCGCCCTGATACCGCGTCGCCAGGCCCGGCGACAGGGTACACGACAAGGCCAACCCTTTTTCCTCGGCCCGGTAGACGAACAGCTTGTGGATATCCTCCACCAACTCCTGCAGGTCGAAGGGCACGGTCTCCAGTTTGATCTGCCCCACCTCGATCTTGGAGAAGTCGAGGATGTCATTGATGATCCCCAAAAGCAGCTCGCCCGCGGAGCTGAACGTGCGCACGTATTCCGCCTGCTCTTCCGTCAGGCCCGTTTCCTGGAGCATTTCCGCCATGCCCAAGATGGCGTTCATGGGCGTGCGGATCTCGTGGCTCATACGTGCCAAGAACTCACTCTTGGTGCGCGTGGCCTTGTCGGCCTCTTCCTTGGCCAAACGGAGTTCCTCGGCGTGACGGCGCAGGAGTTCACTGGCCTTTTTCCGTTCCGTGATGTCTTCGAGCACCACGATGATGCCTTTATCCGGGTCACTTTCATCCAGCGCCTTGGCAGAGATCTGGCTCCAGAAGATTTCGCCGTTTTTCCGGCGGAACTGGAACTCCAATTGCGTGATCTCCACTTCCGGCAACTGGCTGAAAAATTTCTCCACAAAGGTATCGAAATCCCGATTGGACACATGCAGCTGCACCGGGTCGATGGACGGCATCTCTTCCTGGGTATAGCCGAAGATCATGGCGAAACGGGTATTGGCCCGCACTACCCGGTGATCCGGGGTCATCACGGCGATACCCACCAAGGAGTTTTCGAAAATGGCCTCCACTTCCCGAAAGGCCTTGCCGAGCTCCTCGGTACGCTCGGCCACTTTTTGTTCCAAACCGCGGTAGAGCTCGCGCAGATTGCGGCTCATGATGTTGAAACCCTCGGCCAGAATGCCGAGTTCGTCCGAACGACGGTCCAAGTTGGATGTCACGAACTCACCTCGGGCCAAGGTCTCGGTGAGTTCGGCCAGGTTGGCCACAGGCTGGATAAGCAGACGGTTGAGAAAGAAGTACAAAAACACCGCGATGACGCCGAGCACCACCGCAAAGGCGGCGATGAGCTGAATGACGGTACGCTGGGCTTCCTCCCTGGCCTTATCGATGCGCATGGCCAGGCGCACCTGCCCCAACGTAACCCCGCCCCGCGTCAGATCTTGAGTAAAGATCAGCACGTCTTGCGGAGGGATTGCCTTGGCCATGGCAAAACGGGTCACCCCGGGCCGCACTTCTCCGTCATTGAGTGGATTCCCGTTGGCATCCGTGATCAAGCAGTAGGCCACGGAAGGGGAAAACTCCGCCCGCGCCGCAACTTCCTCAAGGAGGTACGTCGCCCCGCGCTCCAAAGGCGGCACACTGGCCTGCGCCACCACGGTCACCTGCTCCTGCCCCTGGCGCCGTACCTCACCCAAGAGGAACGCGAGCTGGGCCTGGTACATGAAGTAGCCCAGGGCCATAAAGCTCGCCACCAGGATAACCTGGATGCCCAAATGGATTTTGAATTGGAGCAGGTTGTAGAAAGCCCGTCTTCGTTCCATGACCTCGTCCTCTTTCGCTGCTGCCGGTTGTCCGGAGAATGCCCTAGGGCAGGGCCAACACTTCCGCCACCGCTTCGACCAACTCTTCGCGCTTGATGGGCTTGCTCAGACAGCGCTTGGCCCCCATCAGTTTGGCCCACTTGAGATAATCCGTGGCCCCGCCCCGACCACCGCCCGACATGGCGATGATGCGGATCTTGGGATCCAATTTCCGCAGCTCCCGAATGATCTGAATCCCCTCCTTATCCGGCATGATCATATCCGTGACCACGACATCAAAGGGATTTTGGCGGTAGAGACGCAACCCCTCATCTCCATCGCCAGCCTGCTCCACGGCATAGCCTTCCGCCACAAGCATCTTGGCCAGCGCCAAGCACATCAACTGGTCATCATCAATCACCAAGACTCGCTTCTGCATGCCACTTGCTCCCATGCACCATCAATTCGGTGGTAACAGAAAACCAAAACGCTCCAGAATGCGTTTCCCTTCACTGGAAAATATGGCCTGCAACAGTTCCGACGGGGGGGCTTCTTTGCGCCAGACCACAAAGAGCGACCGCACCAAAGGATACGATCCATCCCGGACCGAGGCACCAGAAGGCACCACCGGAGTTTGCCCCGGTTCCGTGCGAAGCGCCACCAATGCCGCCTGTTTCGAAAGCGGCAGGCTCGTATACCCAATGGCGCCGGGGGTAGACGCCACCAGCGCGTCCACCGCTGCTGGCGTAGGCGCCTTGCGGGCCGCGCCCGTCAAGGGCAGGTCCCCCAGCACCATCTCCTGGAAAAGCCGGTGAGTGCCAAAATTGGGCTCCAGGGCAACGACAACGATGGGGATATCTGGGCCACCCACCTCGCTCCAGCGCTGGATGCGGCCGCTGAAGATCCCCCGCAGCGTCTCCATGTCCACAATGCGCACAGGATTGTCGGGGGCGACCAGCACCGCCAAGGCATCCTGGCCCACCATACGGGACTGCAAACCCTCTGAAGATTCCTGCGCCGCAGTGAGCGGTCGGGAACTTATGGCCATCGCACACGCTCGGCTCATCAAGGCCGTAAGCCCCGCCTCCGTGCCCACAGCGCGCACCTCAATGGATCGACGAACCTTCTCCGCAAAAAAAGCCCCTTCCACTTCCGTGGATTCCGGGACCAGTCCCGGCAAGCGCCGCACTTCGCCGGCGCCGGAGCGCACCAAAGCCAGGCGCGCCCACTCTACCGCCGCATCCGCCAAGACCACCGAACCGGCCACCTTGAGGGGAGGCTCGCGGGTAAACGGCGCCGGCTGGTAGGTGCCGCGCACTTCCACGCCGCGCTCTCCCTGAGCGATGAGCACTGGTGCCGGGGCTTCCCAATCGGGTACGGGCTTGAACTCCACGGCCCACAAGGGTTCGTCGCGGTCCTGTTTGCCCGGGGCGCGCCACTGGCCCGTCAACCGCCACGCCGCTCCGGCCTGGGCCGCGGCAGGCGGAAAGATGTACACCGAGCGGACAACCGGCTCCTGGCGGCCGAGCACCAACTCCGGCCGCCACGCCACCAGCGCTGCAGCTGCAAGCAGCACCAACGCCCCGAGTGTGAACAGCACAGGGACCCAACGTCTGCGGACTCGTCCCGATTCTCTCGCCATAGTTCGTTCCTATTTCGCCGATACCCAAGCGAACACCGCTGGATCGAAGCGTCGATCCACAAAGCGTGCCCCCACACGATCTCCACGCACGGATTTGAGCTCCACGTCCTTGCGCAGCTGTCCGCCCTCCGCCGTAGGAAACTGGAGCACCAAGATCTCCCCGGAGCTCAGGCTCCGCGCGGTCTCCTGCACTTCAAGGCCAGCGCCTTCCATGGAGATATCGCGCACCAGCACCCGGGCCACAGGGGCAGTGGCATCTGCGGCGTCCAGAAGCTGCCCCTGCAAGGCCACCGTCTTGCGAAAATATTTGCGAAAATTGAGATTGATGCGAAAGACGTGGGCGCAGCGGGTACATTTGGCCTTGACCTCCCAATGTCCCTTGGTGCGCAAGGGCTCCACGGGCACGGTCTTGGCAAGCCCGCAACTCGGACACACGATGGCAACCTCTTTCTTCTTGAAGACGTAGAGCTCCACGACCTCGTTTCTGGATGCACTCATGGTTCTCTCTCCCGGTTGCGATCACCATTCCTCGGTTGAGCGACCGCGATGTGACACAAAAGTCCCTCTTTTGACAATGGCCAACAGCCCCGTCACCCAAAATCCACCGAAGCCCGAAAAAAAAAAAAAAAAAAAACAATGCCTCCGCGGTGCACCGCGAAGGCATCGAAGCGATGGGAATTGCTCCCTCCTTCAACCCACTACGGACGCCACCAGCGCCGCATGGGCACCCACCAAACACGCCACCGCCACCAAGCCCAAAACAATCTTTTTTCCAAGGTCTTTGACCACTCTTGTCTCCTTTACCGTTTTCCGCCACAAGGATTGCAGGCGCCCATACCCGCAACCGATGCCCGTGTCGAGATGTTTTCGCACGTCCCACCACTGCAGGAGCACCACATGCACACCATCACCTGGCAAGACTTTGCAGCCGTAGAACTGCGCGTCGGCCGTATCGTCGAGGTCCACGACTTTCCCGAGGCCCGCATCCCCGCCTACCGCATTCGCGCGGACTTCGGCCCTCCGTGGGGGATCAAGACCACCAGCGCCCGGGTGACGGCGCTCTACACCAAAGAAGCGCTCCTTGGCCGCCTCATCCTCGGGGTGCTCAACCTGCCGCCCAAAC
It encodes the following:
- a CDS encoding tRNA-binding protein, with amino-acid sequence MHTITWQDFAAVELRVGRIVEVHDFPEARIPAYRIRADFGPPWGIKTTSARVTALYTKEALLGRLILGVLNLPPKRIGPVLSEFLLTGFAREDGAVVLAVPEQDVPVGARLF
- a CDS encoding response regulator, encoding MQKRVLVIDDDQLMCLALAKMLVAEGYAVEQAGDGDEGLRLYRQNPFDVVVTDMIMPDKEGIQIIRELRKLDPKIRIIAMSGGGRGGATDYLKWAKLMGAKRCLSKPIKREELVEAVAEVLALP
- a CDS encoding substrate-binding domain-containing protein is translated as MLFTLGALVLLAAAALVAWRPELVLGRQEPVVRSVYIFPPAAAQAGAAWRLTGQWRAPGKQDRDEPLWAVEFKPVPDWEAPAPVLIAQGERGVEVRGTYQPAPFTREPPLKVAGSVVLADAAVEWARLALVRSGAGEVRRLPGLVPESTEVEGAFFAEKVRRSIEVRAVGTEAGLTALMSRACAMAISSRPLTAAQESSEGLQSRMVGQDALAVLVAPDNPVRIVDMETLRGIFSGRIQRWSEVGGPDIPIVVVALEPNFGTHRLFQEMVLGDLPLTGAARKAPTPAAVDALVASTPGAIGYTSLPLSKQAALVALRTEPGQTPVVPSGASVRDGSYPLVRSLFVVWRKEAPPSELLQAIFSSEGKRILERFGFLLPPN
- a CDS encoding PilZ domain-containing protein — protein: MSASRNEVVELYVFKKKEVAIVCPSCGLAKTVPVEPLRTKGHWEVKAKCTRCAHVFRINLNFRKYFRKTVALQGQLLDAADATAPVARVLVRDISMEGAGLEVQETARSLSSGEILVLQFPTAEGGQLRKDVELKSVRGDRVGARFVDRRFDPAVFAWVSAK